A region of the Lycium barbarum isolate Lr01 chromosome 1, ASM1917538v2, whole genome shotgun sequence genome:
AATTAAGAGCCAATGGCAAATGTGTCTTTAAGTAAGTATGAAACTATGAATTGGTAACCTAAATTATTTAGCCTTGATTTGGTACATTCAGGAATTACGTACAGGCTGCTCTAGCTAGCTTAATATTGTCCAGAATTTTTTACCATAATACAGGAACAGGTTCATCTCCAAtgtattttttcttcttcaacatTTTTTTATATAACAAAGCTCTctttgatacttcttttatagaAAATAAAGATGCAACTTGAACTTAATGAGTTTTTATTTAAATAATACGTCAAACAGTTCTTTTTCTTGTCTTGAGAAATGCATAGTTCGAGTTGGATTTTAAACAACAAACAACTCTAGATTCAAAGAGATGGTGTTTAACTTGTTAGAGACATTAAATTACACTAAGCGTGCGTGTATCCACACCATTCCATATgaaatttgaaaattacatgataCACAATTACAGAAATAGCAATAGCGCCTAAGTCTATTGTGCATTTTTTAACATTCACATAATAGAGCAGCCCTGTTGATATGAATCTCTAACTTCATAAACAGGATATTGAGGGACTACATAATGAGACTGGTAATTATAAGGTTGCCACTGCACCATTAAATCTTGGCTCTTATTTTTGTCACCAACAGCAACAGGGCCAAATGTGACAATCTCAGCCAGGCCAAGTTTTTTTCTAAGCAAATTGGTCAGTACCACTGCATCAATCTGCTCACCCACAACTTCTAATTGGTTATTTTCTTGTCCTTGTATGGCTGCTGATTCTACCCCTAAAGGAAAATTCAAGAAGATTAACATCAGAAGAAAAAAATATGCGGATTCAAGTGTTGAATTTTATGGAATTGAGTTCAAATTCTACCTCAATTTATTTAACTTACTGGGTTCAACCATTCAACATATACTACTTGTACTTATTTATTGAACTTTTTAACGTATATATAAAACTTGAGCTAAAACTGCTAAGTTCGAATGAACTCAAAACTCAAATGCTACATCCGCCTCTATCAACATCATGAGTTCTGAACACAACATCCACCCAAGGCAGGCAGACAAGTTTATTATTACTGGTGGAAGTCTATCTCAAACACAAATATTGTGAGTTCAATTTTTACCTGTCTCTTTTTCTCTTCCTAGATCCCAAATACTCTTCCCCATTTTCATTTTATGTGATATATCTTTCGTTTTAGTCATTTCCAAGAAGTATGATGTCTTTTCGTTTTCGGAAACCATATAAATTTAGCATTTTTCGTAAAATCCTTGAAGACTTAACTTGTTAGCACAAGCATGTATAAATTAGTATGTACATTATTCCATAAGGAGAGGGAGAAAATGAAAAGACACGCAAAACTCTCACCGCCATTTAATTAAAGAATAACTTTGGTTTATATGTTTAAAGTCTTCTTTAATTTTTAAATTCTATGTCCAGTCAAATGCCTTCTGTAagaaatattttccttgaatccTTTCATTACTTGAATTAATTTATATACAAAATAGGAGAATAATAATCTAACAGattacacaatatacaaaatatgctaacctaaaatagtagaccacaaaatattctaattaatatttacataatctatcacctTCAAATAAAAATGAGACTGAAGTTGCCAAaattccagaaaaaaaaaaaaaaaagagaagagagagagagacaagcACCTGGCTGAGAAACCGCAATCTTGAAGGCCTTGGAACGAGATTTATGATCATTCCCATTCATGGATAATTGAATAACCACCTTTTGCTGCATAACTcagaaaaaaaaacattaattaTGTATTAGAAACTAAAACAAAGAGTTAGTAAATATTAGTAGTAAACAATTATACATATAAGCAAAGAGTCCAGgaacctttttttttaaatacagagGTACATACCTTCATATTAATGGATAATTGCTTTGTAAAAGAGAGACCACTTAATGTGTTTATAACTTTTTTGAAATGTTGTGAACTTTCCAATGCCAACGAATTAGATTTTCTAATTTCCAGGTACTTATAGACGGCCATGTTGTCCACAAGGAAATTCAGTGATTTACTCCTGTACACATAATTATCAGGGTGAACATTTATTCGGTCCAATAAGGTCAACAAGAACTGCAAAGCAATCACCAAGTAAAGAAAGAGTCTTTGCAGTACTAGGttagaaaaagaagaaagggtCAACATGCCAACTTTAAGAATCTTCACGGGAGAGCTTCTTACTTCTATTAACATAGATAGTGAAACTACCAAAGGATGTGGTGTAGTGGATGAGACTGCTCTTTCCTTAAATAAAGGTCTCGAATTCGAGCTTTGCGTATGGAAAAATCTTTGGTAGTGAGCGCTTCCTCCAATGAGCCCTACGCTGCGCAAATCTAAATTTAGTATATGAAAAAATACTTAatagggagcgcttcccccgaaTGAGTCCTACACAGAGAAAATTTGAATTTAGTCTTGCTCCAATGCGGATACCGATCATCAGGTGGGAAACAAAAAAGACACAGATAGTTTGGAGTCGGTTTCGgtcataatattttgaaaatcacTCTCCAAGCACCACTATTGGTACCAAACGGAACTTAGAACGTTGGTAATATTTATGTATTACTATACCTAATTGTTTATAAATCAAAATTTTGCACTTTTTTCTTTAGAGTTTGAAGCAATTCTAATATGTTATCTTTATATTTAATATGTTTaaaattatattattattttgaaaatGTTAAAAGTCTTATACTTATGGAACATAAGTCTAATTAGTTTAACCATCCGGTTTTCAGTATCTATttagggggtgggggtgggttgaTTAGTCCAAATTTGTGTTCCATATAATATCCCGAAACCTTTAATTAAAGGTGGAGAGATCAATCAATCTCATCATATCAATTGATTGTTTtttgggaaaaggtgcaaatatgcTCCTCAAATTTGCAATTTAGAGCAAATATATCCCTCTTTAAAAAAATGACACAtgtatacccctgccgttacactAATGgggtaaatatacccttttcaatGACGGaaattttttaaatcaaataatttagcttttcttttttttattaaaaaaggcCACATGGCTTAAAAAAATTAGGTCTACTTGTGtttttaaagccacgtggtaattttttctggtgggtcgggtctcgttcgtttaaaaaaatgggtcattttttttaaagcc
Encoded here:
- the LOC132603161 gene encoding uncharacterized protein LOC132603161; the protein is MLTLSSFSNLVLQRLFLYLVIALQFLLTLLDRINVHPDNYVYRSKSLNFLVDNMAVYKYLEIRKSNSLALESSQHFKKVINTLSGLSFTKQLSINMKQKVVIQLSMNGNDHKSRSKAFKIAVSQPGVESAAIQGQENNQLEVVGEQIDAVVLTNLLRKKLGLAEIVTFGPVAVGDKNKSQDLMVQWQPYNYQSHYVVPQYPVYEVRDSYQQGCSIM